In one Thalassoroseus pseudoceratinae genomic region, the following are encoded:
- a CDS encoding DUF1579 domain-containing protein codes for MMPTKQSLFALTMLTLLSGTAIAQEQPEFPGPTKEHQWLKKFVGEWSMTSKATMGPDQQPIECSGTMQARMIGEFWVVNEMKSTSQGMTGKGLQTIGYDPDKKKYVGTWVDSMTNHIWIYEGTVDETGKKITLEAVGPNIFADGKLNKFRDSYEFQSPDVMIVTSSMLNDDGKWVPFMTGTSRRKKPEDK; via the coding sequence ATGATGCCAACCAAACAGTCACTGTTCGCCCTGACAATGTTAACACTCCTTAGCGGAACGGCCATCGCACAAGAGCAACCCGAGTTCCCTGGCCCGACGAAAGAGCATCAATGGCTCAAGAAGTTTGTTGGAGAATGGTCAATGACGTCCAAAGCAACGATGGGCCCAGACCAACAGCCGATCGAATGCAGCGGCACGATGCAGGCTCGCATGATTGGCGAGTTTTGGGTGGTCAACGAAATGAAGAGCACTTCGCAAGGAATGACGGGGAAGGGCTTGCAGACCATTGGCTATGATCCCGACAAAAAGAAGTACGTTGGAACGTGGGTCGATTCGATGACAAACCACATCTGGATCTACGAGGGCACCGTTGACGAAACCGGCAAGAAAATCACACTCGAAGCGGTCGGCCCCAATATCTTTGCTGATGGCAAGCTCAATAAGTTCCGCGACTCTTACGAATTTCAGTCGCCGGACGTCATGATCGTAACATCTTCCATGCTGAACGACGATGGCAAATGGGTTCCATTCATGACAGGCACGTCTCGACGGAAGAAACCCGAAGATAAATAA
- a CDS encoding outer membrane protein assembly factor BamB family protein, protein MILIAIDLAMLAVGGLAALGVVLMRAKFASCGFAAMLLAVTYPASLGFAADNWTSFQNGGTLAVPANTDTLEWKQGWSQDIPGYGQSSPVVWGETVYVTSVSGPQKETYHVVAYKLSDGSKLWQHDLKNATPRENTSYVSRAAPTPAADANGLVCFFEGGNLIALTHDGKVRWERDLVEEFGPLDARHGLSASVEQTDTSAFVWVERSEDPYVMSINKQTGKTVWKVAGIGATSWASPRLVPVGDGHHLVLSGIGHLVGLDPTTGERLWEFDGISGNSSPTPIPLGDGRFLQGATVGRGEASSGSAAKSNGVIGITQASDGKWQADYVWQAKRATSSFGSPIAIANRCYYVNATGVVYCLDLKTGDEVYAKRLKESIWATPVAIGGEILFFGKGGSIRGIADGEEYEALSSEAAWDAPTDDAPESGRGRSSGPVLYGVAVAGERVVIRRGDQLTVWTIH, encoded by the coding sequence ATGATTCTCATTGCAATTGATTTGGCGATGCTCGCGGTGGGTGGACTGGCGGCGTTGGGCGTCGTCTTAATGCGAGCGAAATTCGCGTCGTGCGGTTTCGCCGCAATGCTTCTGGCGGTTACGTACCCGGCTTCGCTCGGATTCGCTGCGGACAATTGGACCTCGTTTCAGAACGGCGGCACTTTAGCCGTTCCTGCGAATACTGACACGCTCGAATGGAAGCAAGGATGGTCGCAAGACATTCCTGGGTATGGCCAATCGTCACCGGTGGTCTGGGGAGAAACTGTCTACGTGACATCCGTCAGCGGTCCTCAGAAGGAAACTTATCATGTCGTTGCTTACAAACTGAGTGACGGCAGTAAACTGTGGCAACACGATCTCAAAAACGCGACGCCTAGAGAGAACACCAGCTACGTGAGCAGAGCCGCTCCCACGCCCGCAGCAGATGCGAATGGGCTAGTGTGTTTCTTCGAGGGCGGAAACCTAATCGCTTTGACGCACGATGGGAAAGTCCGATGGGAACGTGACCTCGTCGAAGAGTTTGGTCCGCTGGATGCTCGGCATGGTCTTTCAGCATCTGTTGAGCAGACCGACACCAGTGCATTCGTTTGGGTGGAACGTTCCGAAGACCCTTATGTCATGTCGATCAACAAACAGACTGGCAAGACCGTGTGGAAAGTCGCCGGCATTGGTGCGACCAGTTGGGCCAGTCCGCGATTGGTTCCGGTCGGTGATGGGCATCATTTGGTGCTCAGCGGCATCGGTCATTTAGTTGGCCTTGACCCTACTACCGGCGAACGACTTTGGGAGTTTGATGGCATCTCGGGAAATTCGTCACCGACACCAATTCCATTGGGCGATGGTCGATTTCTGCAAGGTGCGACAGTCGGACGCGGCGAAGCCAGTTCCGGATCAGCCGCAAAATCGAACGGCGTGATTGGAATCACTCAAGCCTCCGATGGGAAATGGCAAGCCGATTACGTCTGGCAGGCCAAGCGGGCGACGTCTTCGTTCGGTTCACCGATCGCCATCGCTAATCGGTGCTACTACGTCAATGCAACCGGCGTTGTATACTGCCTCGATCTGAAGACCGGTGACGAGGTTTACGCCAAACGGCTCAAAGAAAGCATTTGGGCAACACCGGTCGCTATTGGCGGCGAAATTTTGTTCTTTGGGAAAGGTGGCAGCATCCGCGGAATTGCTGACGGCGAAGAATACGAAGCATTGAGTTCCGAAGCCGCCTGGGATGCTCCTACCGATGACGCTCCCGAGTCCGGCCGTGGTCGATCTTCGGGGCCAGTGTTGTACGGGGTCGCGGTTGCCGGCGAACGGGTCGTCATTCGTCGAGGCGACCAACTAACGGTGTGGACAATTCACTAA
- the sbnA gene encoding 2,3-diaminopropionate biosynthesis protein SbnA — MQTSICKPNNSQNPDRISARGRVTDGVLDAIGDTPLVQFRRYLDRDDIQLYAKLEYGNPGGSAKDRPARQMLTTAIERGEVGPLTTIIESSSGNMGIGLAQACRFHGLRMICVVDPNAQSQNIAIMRALGAEIELVTNPHHGDFLAARLRRVRKLLKTIPNSYWPNQYANLQNPISHELGTIREIDEALDGDVDYLFVATSSTGTAQGCRNYLQSRGRRTRVVAVDAVGSVLFGGKPGQRKIPGLGAGHEPSLARDQTFARIVRVSDLDCVVGCRRAAQREAVLLGGSAGGVLETVRSLQERLAGKRCAAILHDSGTRYLDTVFNDDWVQATIGVPAEEIKRRVNASQGRVGPVDINTLTIRESEHQAEELSAVAS, encoded by the coding sequence ATGCAGACTTCTATCTGCAAACCAAATAATTCCCAAAATCCCGACCGAATCTCGGCTCGTGGGCGAGTGACTGACGGTGTTCTCGATGCCATTGGAGACACGCCGCTCGTTCAATTTCGCCGCTATCTCGATCGAGACGATATTCAACTGTATGCCAAGCTCGAATATGGCAATCCTGGCGGGAGCGCGAAGGACCGGCCTGCACGTCAGATGTTGACAACGGCGATTGAACGCGGCGAAGTCGGTCCTCTGACGACTATCATCGAATCATCGTCTGGCAACATGGGAATCGGGTTGGCACAGGCTTGCCGATTTCATGGACTCCGAATGATTTGTGTGGTCGATCCCAATGCTCAATCGCAGAACATCGCGATCATGCGGGCTCTCGGCGCGGAAATCGAACTGGTGACGAATCCTCACCACGGTGATTTTCTCGCCGCACGATTGCGACGAGTTCGGAAACTGTTGAAGACGATTCCTAATAGTTATTGGCCGAATCAGTACGCGAACTTGCAGAATCCGATTTCTCACGAGCTGGGGACAATTCGTGAAATTGACGAGGCCCTTGATGGTGACGTCGATTACCTATTCGTCGCAACAAGCAGTACGGGGACGGCTCAAGGCTGTCGAAACTACTTGCAGTCCCGAGGTCGCAGAACTCGGGTGGTGGCTGTGGACGCTGTCGGGAGCGTTTTGTTTGGTGGAAAACCGGGGCAACGAAAGATTCCCGGTCTTGGAGCGGGACACGAACCGTCGTTGGCGCGAGACCAGACATTTGCTCGCATCGTCCGCGTGTCGGATCTTGACTGCGTTGTTGGTTGTCGTCGGGCGGCTCAGCGAGAAGCGGTGTTGCTCGGCGGTTCGGCGGGCGGTGTGTTAGAGACAGTGCGATCCCTCCAAGAACGTTTGGCGGGAAAACGATGTGCAGCCATCTTACACGATTCCGGCACGCGGTACCTCGACACCGTTTTCAACGACGACTGGGTGCAAGCAACCATTGGGGTTCCGGCTGAAGAAATTAAGCGACGCGTCAACGCCAGCCAAGGTCGTGTGGGTCCGGTCGACATCAACACGCTTACGATTCGTGAAAGCGAACATCAGGCAGAAGAACTCTCGGCGGTGGCATCGTAA
- a CDS encoding DUF3386 family protein translates to MNSFLSSLAWSVAMRCLVAMMLLGSVPAFGWDAKPTASRSAYDYMHEAHNARTVWRDFPGFTADIVVTTDGESYAGKIIVKADLKYELNIDDAAREPWVKSKLRSVISHRRPSKMSDRGYAFADTGDDGPGVLIAQKDGSGVFRLVDGTIHEVLRKSDESWFEITNLDQFKTPEGTFLPQVSAVVYRDPATGDIQSQRSNLFTWTEVGDFFLPKRTLTIDVGDAGKRSMRELILSNHKLSRPITVSSD, encoded by the coding sequence ATGAACAGTTTTCTCTCTTCACTCGCTTGGAGCGTCGCGATGCGGTGTTTGGTTGCGATGATGTTGCTCGGCAGCGTTCCCGCATTCGGCTGGGACGCGAAGCCGACAGCTAGTCGTTCGGCTTATGACTACATGCACGAAGCCCACAACGCCCGGACCGTTTGGCGTGACTTCCCAGGTTTCACGGCAGACATTGTCGTGACGACTGACGGCGAATCTTACGCTGGAAAAATCATTGTCAAAGCCGACTTGAAATACGAATTGAACATTGACGATGCCGCCCGCGAACCGTGGGTGAAATCAAAACTTCGGTCGGTCATTTCTCATCGTCGCCCTAGCAAAATGTCTGATCGTGGCTACGCCTTCGCGGACACGGGCGATGATGGGCCGGGTGTGCTCATCGCTCAGAAGGATGGCTCGGGAGTTTTTCGGCTGGTCGATGGCACGATTCATGAAGTGCTGAGAAAGTCGGACGAAAGTTGGTTCGAGATCACAAATCTGGATCAGTTCAAAACACCCGAAGGAACGTTTCTGCCGCAAGTGAGTGCCGTCGTCTATCGCGACCCGGCAACGGGGGACATCCAGTCGCAGCGGTCGAATCTCTTTACCTGGACAGAAGTCGGAGACTTTTTTCTACCGAAACGGACTCTCACGATCGACGTCGGCGACGCTGGCAAGCGGTCCATGCGAGAGCTGATTTTGAGCAATCACAAACTCAGCCGACCGATTACGGTTTCTTCAGATTGA
- a CDS encoding VOC family protein produces MQFQNKITPFLGFNHEAKDAAEFYVSILPESKILRVIENPHTSDVMTVEFELAGLTFVALNTGQPDWKFTEAFSLAISCETQEEIDELWGQLLEGGEEMACGWLKDKFGVRWQIVPRAIGQMIGDADPTRGKRVFDAMCQMIKFDIEKLQAAYDG; encoded by the coding sequence ATGCAATTCCAAAATAAAATCACTCCGTTCCTCGGATTCAATCACGAAGCCAAAGACGCGGCTGAATTCTATGTGTCGATCCTGCCCGAGTCGAAGATTCTTCGAGTGATCGAGAATCCCCATACGAGTGATGTCATGACGGTGGAATTCGAGTTGGCCGGACTGACATTCGTGGCATTGAACACAGGGCAGCCGGACTGGAAGTTTACCGAGGCGTTCTCGTTGGCCATCAGTTGCGAAACTCAAGAGGAGATTGACGAACTGTGGGGCCAACTGCTTGAAGGCGGCGAGGAGATGGCGTGTGGCTGGCTGAAAGACAAGTTTGGCGTCCGCTGGCAAATCGTCCCACGAGCAATTGGACAGATGATCGGCGACGCCGACCCAACTCGCGGCAAACGCGTCTTCGATGCGATGTGTCAGATGATCAAGTTCGACATTGAGAAACTTCAAGCCGCCTATGATGGATAA
- a CDS encoding DUF1559 domain-containing protein yields MKVHPAPSAASRRGFTLIELLVVIAIIAILIALLLPAVQQAREAARRTQCKNNVKQIVLATHNFHDTHGKLPYAVRDREEGDDGDTWATGFIQILPFIESDAIAQKWDPDEPRNSTVDSDGDGYTNHSLQSLKIPTLLCPTMTEPTGPLGPSGENRAPCSYLFSAGTQDVSSLHYGAYSPSGVPAYDGAVVPYITNSSTDPNRRRTKFRDITDGLSNTFLLGETDFAPQGVPSTSMGGVWAYGYIGYSWGTTHNKFNNHNNTSAVYGAFRSQHPGGAHFALSDGSVRFFAENTDAAILDAHATRGGGEVIAQ; encoded by the coding sequence ATGAAAGTTCATCCCGCCCCATCCGCGGCTTCTCGCCGGGGATTTACCCTGATCGAATTGCTGGTCGTCATTGCGATCATCGCCATTCTGATTGCCCTCCTCCTGCCTGCTGTACAACAAGCGCGTGAGGCCGCCCGCCGGACGCAATGCAAGAACAACGTCAAGCAAATCGTGTTGGCCACGCACAACTTCCATGACACCCATGGAAAACTGCCCTATGCTGTTCGTGATCGCGAAGAAGGTGACGATGGCGACACCTGGGCCACCGGATTCATTCAGATCTTGCCGTTCATCGAAAGTGATGCCATCGCCCAGAAATGGGATCCCGATGAACCGCGAAACAGCACGGTCGATTCCGACGGCGACGGTTATACAAATCACTCGCTACAGAGCCTGAAGATTCCGACGTTGCTCTGTCCGACCATGACGGAGCCAACGGGACCGCTCGGGCCATCCGGGGAAAACCGAGCCCCATGCAGCTATCTTTTCAGTGCCGGGACTCAAGATGTAAGCTCGCTGCACTATGGTGCCTATTCGCCGAGTGGCGTCCCGGCTTACGACGGTGCGGTTGTCCCGTACATCACCAACAGCTCGACGGATCCGAATCGGCGTCGCACCAAGTTTCGCGACATTACCGATGGGCTATCCAACACGTTTTTGCTTGGTGAGACCGACTTCGCACCACAGGGAGTTCCTTCGACGAGTATGGGGGGCGTTTGGGCGTACGGGTATATTGGCTATTCCTGGGGAACCACGCACAACAAGTTCAACAATCACAACAATACATCTGCGGTGTATGGTGCCTTCCGAAGCCAACATCCGGGTGGTGCCCACTTTGCGTTGAGCGATGGTAGCGTGCGATTCTTCGCCGAAAACACCGACGCAGCGATTCTCGATGCTCACGCAACCCGAGGCGGGGGCGAGGTGATTGCACAATGA
- a CDS encoding Kelch repeat-containing protein: MKQRLIRSGFLGLASALLVASAASIAQAHFIFLVPQSSAGDTKRVEVYFGEDASPADPSFLSYTEGMKTWFVGPKGEPTVLKINRTDESVSVDLTKKQANRGVVIATHDLGVMDRGDAKFRLKYYAKTGPVLGSKAWSKADCSKALKLDVVPKATKDGVVLQVKFNGKPVVGSEVVASGPELADFNGTTDKSGKVSIGLGKPGMYSIRAKHVEDEAGELDGKPYPETRHYTTVALRVKPARKKAVADLKLDPLKQSVTSFGGAILDGNVYIYGGHTGSAHSYSNEEQGRQLLRLNLKTGRWNELADGPGLQGLALVTNGEKLYRIGGFTAKNAEGEEHDLWSQDSVAAFDLESNAWNEMPSLPEPRSSFDACVLNNTIYVIGGWQLAGDDESKWHKTAWSMDLDAKKPEWKALPTPPFQRRALAVAAHDGKVYAIGGMQETGGPTTRVDVFDPKSGEWAEGPSLVMTEKPAEEEGEDNRRGRFSGGMTGFGASAFATGGRLYTSTINGDLQRLSKDGKKWEIIAQTPTARFFHRMLPLDKSRLIVVGGASMAFGKFDEVEVLNVDGE; encoded by the coding sequence ATGAAACAACGATTGATTCGCAGTGGTTTTCTCGGCCTCGCTTCGGCTCTTCTGGTGGCGAGTGCGGCGTCTATTGCACAGGCTCACTTTATTTTTCTCGTGCCTCAGTCGAGTGCTGGTGACACGAAACGCGTGGAGGTCTATTTCGGTGAAGATGCATCGCCCGCTGACCCATCATTCCTGAGTTACACCGAAGGAATGAAAACTTGGTTCGTCGGTCCAAAGGGCGAGCCAACTGTTTTGAAAATCAATCGAACGGATGAGTCGGTTTCGGTTGACCTCACCAAGAAGCAAGCGAACAGAGGAGTCGTGATCGCGACGCATGATCTCGGAGTCATGGATCGCGGCGACGCCAAATTCCGCCTAAAGTACTACGCCAAAACTGGTCCTGTATTAGGTTCCAAAGCCTGGAGCAAAGCAGACTGTTCCAAAGCCTTGAAGTTGGATGTGGTTCCCAAAGCCACCAAAGACGGCGTTGTGCTCCAAGTCAAGTTCAACGGGAAGCCTGTGGTCGGCAGTGAAGTGGTCGCAAGTGGGCCGGAACTAGCCGACTTCAACGGCACCACCGACAAGTCCGGCAAAGTGTCGATTGGTCTGGGTAAGCCAGGCATGTATTCGATTCGTGCCAAGCACGTTGAAGACGAAGCTGGAGAATTGGACGGCAAACCGTACCCAGAAACTCGGCACTACACGACCGTCGCACTTCGCGTCAAACCAGCACGCAAGAAGGCCGTTGCCGATCTCAAACTCGATCCACTCAAGCAATCTGTGACCAGTTTCGGCGGTGCTATTCTCGACGGCAATGTCTACATCTATGGTGGTCATACGGGTTCAGCTCACTCCTACTCAAATGAGGAACAGGGGCGTCAGCTACTGCGGTTGAATCTCAAAACCGGCCGATGGAACGAACTTGCGGATGGTCCTGGCTTGCAAGGGTTGGCCTTGGTGACAAATGGCGAGAAGTTGTACCGAATCGGTGGATTCACCGCGAAAAACGCTGAAGGCGAAGAGCACGATCTGTGGTCGCAGGATTCGGTCGCCGCTTTCGATTTGGAATCGAACGCCTGGAACGAAATGCCGTCGCTGCCGGAACCGCGGTCTTCATTCGATGCCTGTGTTCTGAACAACACGATCTACGTCATTGGCGGTTGGCAGCTCGCCGGTGACGACGAAAGCAAGTGGCACAAAACTGCTTGGTCGATGGACCTCGACGCGAAGAAGCCAGAGTGGAAAGCGTTGCCAACGCCTCCGTTCCAACGCCGAGCATTGGCTGTGGCTGCTCACGATGGCAAGGTCTATGCGATTGGCGGCATGCAAGAAACCGGCGGACCGACAACCCGCGTCGATGTCTTCGATCCAAAGTCCGGCGAATGGGCGGAGGGGCCGAGCTTGGTGATGACCGAGAAACCGGCGGAGGAGGAAGGCGAAGATAATCGTCGCGGTCGCTTCTCTGGTGGAATGACCGGCTTCGGCGCGTCTGCATTTGCCACTGGCGGTCGGCTTTACACCAGTACCATCAATGGCGACTTGCAACGTCTCTCGAAAGATGGCAAGAAATGGGAAATCATCGCCCAAACTCCCACTGCTCGGTTCTTCCACCGGATGCTTCCTCTCGACAAGTCACGCTTGATCGTCGTCGGAGGAGCCAGCATGGCGTTCGGGAAATTCGACGAAGTCGAAGTCCTCAACGTCGACGGTGAGTAG
- a CDS encoding FAD/NAD(P)-binding protein — translation MELRQTATSDTYRSNLFHRKPYRLALIGCGPRGLYCLDALSRTLARVSSDAIAPRLFDITIFEPSPHPGAGNVYAVDQPRILRMNFASQRIDAWIDDEVRTRDQLNLVDWLAIHDPEYAAPEGYAPRSIVGEYLHDCYRQVLRVIDQYATITLHREKITDIERIGTSWRVQSSNESVDVDEVVLTVGHEGWRAGKCQRNPGRRSDQHIESVFPVQEQLTPEKVPPNCSVAVRGFGLTAIDAALSLTEGRGGRFQRSLNGFVYHSSGDEPRVISPFSRTGRPMLAKPIPSLVQVSNKVDEIWEAGRDSLQHTLLPIDKAHFHERIWQPILDTAQRVLDKTRIDACVFQWWNDWRSTRFAARRALVEMRQSIAVAYGKSPVTPAWALAETWRQLYPVLVNVVSHGGLTAGAWERFRPIAVEMERIAYGPPAENLARIMALIEAEMIDLSDIADPKESIVGRADIDVVVNAVLPAPTDLAPGGPLAKEVKRGRLRRLNQLTGIEIERAGRPRSASGETWKDIAIFGRVTEGCVLGNDTLSRRLQPHIQNWATEVVAKVKTNS, via the coding sequence ATGGAGCTTCGTCAAACCGCTACGTCTGACACTTACAGGTCCAACTTGTTTCACCGCAAGCCCTACCGTCTTGCTTTGATCGGTTGTGGACCACGTGGACTCTATTGTCTCGATGCACTGAGTCGGACCTTAGCCCGGGTTTCATCCGATGCGATAGCACCAAGACTCTTTGACATCACAATCTTTGAACCAAGCCCGCATCCCGGGGCCGGGAATGTTTATGCAGTCGATCAACCACGCATACTGCGAATGAACTTTGCATCTCAACGCATCGATGCATGGATTGATGATGAAGTCCGCACGCGGGACCAGCTCAACCTTGTTGATTGGCTTGCGATTCACGATCCCGAATACGCCGCTCCGGAGGGATACGCACCGCGTTCGATTGTGGGCGAATACTTGCACGATTGTTATCGACAGGTGTTGCGGGTAATTGATCAATACGCGACGATCACGCTTCACCGGGAGAAGATCACTGACATTGAGCGTATTGGCACCTCATGGCGTGTCCAGTCATCGAATGAGTCTGTCGACGTTGACGAAGTCGTGCTGACCGTCGGACATGAGGGTTGGCGGGCCGGAAAATGCCAAAGGAATCCGGGTCGCCGTTCCGACCAACACATTGAAAGTGTGTTTCCGGTCCAAGAGCAATTGACGCCCGAGAAAGTTCCGCCCAATTGCTCCGTGGCTGTCCGTGGTTTCGGACTCACAGCAATCGATGCCGCTTTGTCGTTGACGGAAGGCCGAGGCGGTCGCTTTCAACGATCGCTCAACGGTTTCGTGTATCATTCTTCCGGAGATGAACCGCGGGTGATCTCTCCGTTCTCTCGTACAGGGCGTCCGATGTTGGCCAAGCCGATTCCATCACTGGTTCAAGTCTCGAACAAAGTCGATGAAATCTGGGAAGCAGGCCGCGACTCCCTCCAACACACACTGTTACCAATTGACAAGGCCCATTTCCACGAGCGAATCTGGCAACCGATTCTCGACACAGCACAGCGAGTTCTCGACAAAACGAGGATCGACGCCTGCGTATTCCAGTGGTGGAATGATTGGCGATCGACTCGGTTCGCAGCACGGCGTGCGTTGGTCGAGATGCGACAGTCGATTGCCGTCGCTTATGGCAAATCACCGGTCACTCCTGCGTGGGCACTGGCAGAAACATGGCGACAGCTTTATCCCGTCCTGGTGAACGTTGTCAGCCACGGTGGGCTAACCGCGGGGGCATGGGAAAGATTTCGGCCGATTGCTGTGGAGATGGAACGAATCGCCTATGGACCACCGGCCGAGAATTTAGCTCGGATCATGGCATTGATCGAAGCGGAAATGATCGATCTGAGCGATATCGCCGATCCCAAGGAATCCATCGTTGGTCGAGCCGATATCGATGTCGTCGTGAACGCTGTCCTACCAGCACCGACCGACTTAGCTCCAGGTGGGCCACTCGCGAAAGAAGTTAAACGCGGGCGACTCCGTCGGCTCAACCAATTGACGGGCATCGAAATCGAAAGGGCCGGTCGTCCACGGTCCGCCTCAGGTGAAACGTGGAAAGATATTGCCATCTTTGGTCGGGTTACCGAGGGCTGCGTGCTTGGCAACGACACGCTGAGTCGCCGACTGCAACCGCACATTCAGAACTGGGCCACGGAAGTGGTCGCCAAGGTCAAGACAAACTCATGA
- a CDS encoding Y4yA family PLP-dependent enzyme, whose translation MTETLIGPNLHEWVEEYGSPLNIINTAPLVRNIDELTATAQSRGIDFRVYFARKANKCLSFVDAAASCGTGIDVASLPELQQVVGSGITGSDVICTAAIKTNDLLAECVHNRVTIAIDNADEFQQLQPMTNGERPTSIALRVSGFDHEGNTLHSRFGIDIHQLLDFLAIHSQNFSDGLVTLDGLHFHLDGYSADQRISAIRQCLPLIDQLRSHGHDIRFLDIGGGIPMSYLDDETQWTAFQNAHREALLGRHTPITYRNHGLGFTVVNGEVHGRRNTYPYYQRPVQTDWLGRILDASYEESTIAKALADRALQLRSEPGRSVLDGCGMTVARVVFRKRHTSGDWFIGLAMNRTQCRTSSDDFLVDPLLIPHPTADRSNAMNGYLVGAYCTESELLSLRNLQFSEGVAIGDLVVFPNTAGYFMHFLESRSHQFPLAKNVSLDGTGDVTLDRIDR comes from the coding sequence ATGACCGAAACCCTCATCGGCCCAAATCTCCACGAATGGGTCGAGGAATATGGTTCGCCATTAAACATAATCAACACGGCACCTCTCGTGCGGAACATCGACGAACTCACTGCGACGGCGCAAAGCCGGGGCATCGATTTTCGTGTTTACTTCGCTCGAAAAGCCAACAAGTGCCTTAGCTTCGTCGATGCTGCTGCTTCTTGCGGCACTGGGATCGATGTGGCCAGTCTTCCGGAATTGCAACAAGTGGTCGGGAGTGGAATCACCGGCTCGGATGTAATATGCACGGCCGCGATCAAGACGAATGACCTGTTGGCTGAGTGCGTCCACAACCGAGTCACGATCGCGATCGACAACGCCGACGAATTTCAGCAACTCCAGCCGATGACAAACGGAGAACGGCCGACGTCAATCGCCCTTCGAGTCAGCGGCTTCGACCATGAAGGCAACACACTGCACTCACGGTTCGGCATCGATATTCACCAGCTGCTCGACTTTCTGGCGATTCATAGCCAGAATTTCTCCGACGGTCTGGTCACGCTCGATGGCCTCCATTTTCATCTTGATGGATATTCCGCTGACCAACGCATATCGGCAATTCGACAATGTCTCCCGCTGATTGACCAACTGCGATCACACGGGCACGACATTCGGTTCCTCGATATCGGTGGCGGCATTCCCATGTCGTACCTTGATGACGAGACGCAATGGACCGCCTTCCAAAACGCCCATCGTGAAGCGTTGCTTGGACGACACACACCGATCACGTATCGCAATCACGGGCTGGGATTCACCGTTGTCAACGGCGAGGTCCATGGCCGACGAAACACCTACCCATACTATCAACGTCCCGTTCAAACCGATTGGCTTGGCCGGATTCTCGATGCGTCTTATGAGGAAAGCACAATCGCAAAGGCGCTCGCCGATCGTGCATTGCAACTCCGCTCTGAACCGGGTCGGAGCGTCCTTGATGGCTGCGGCATGACTGTCGCCCGTGTTGTGTTTCGCAAGCGGCACACGTCTGGCGATTGGTTCATCGGACTGGCTATGAACCGCACGCAGTGTCGAACGAGTAGCGACGACTTTCTTGTCGATCCGCTACTCATACCACATCCCACCGCCGATCGAAGCAATGCGATGAACGGCTATCTTGTCGGTGCGTATTGCACAGAGTCGGAACTATTGTCCTTGCGAAACCTCCAGTTTTCCGAAGGAGTCGCGATTGGCGATCTGGTCGTGTTTCCGAACACCGCGGGCTACTTCATGCACTTTCTCGAAAGCCGTTCGCACCAGTTCCCGTTGGCCAAGAATGTATCCCTTGATGGAACCGGTGATGTGACGCTCGATCGAATTGACCGGTAG